Proteins co-encoded in one Cytobacillus sp. NJ13 genomic window:
- the accA gene encoding acetyl-CoA carboxylase carboxyl transferase subunit alpha produces MAGELEFERPVMELKKKIAELKEFTKTADVDLSSEIEKLEARLEKLETDIYENMKPWDRVQVARHPARPTTQDYISYLFEDFFECHGDRAFGDDEAIVGGIAKFRGLPVTVIGHQRGKDTKENIRRNFGMPHPEGYRKALRLMKQADKFRRPIICFIDTKGAYPGKAAEERGQSEAIAKNLFEMASLRVPVICIVIGEGGSGGALALGVGNHIHMLENSTYSVISPEGAAAILWKDATQAKKAAESMRITAPDLKELGVVDEIIEEVKGGAHKDVKVQAAEIGEVLYQSLKDLMVLSEDQLIDHRYNKFKSIGEYSFLKEFIGVK; encoded by the coding sequence ATGGCAGGAGAATTAGAATTTGAACGTCCGGTTATGGAACTGAAAAAAAAGATTGCTGAATTAAAAGAGTTTACAAAAACAGCCGATGTAGACCTATCCTCTGAGATAGAGAAGCTGGAAGCGCGCTTGGAAAAATTAGAAACCGATATATATGAAAATATGAAACCGTGGGACCGTGTGCAGGTTGCAAGACATCCCGCAAGGCCAACTACACAGGACTATATCTCCTATCTTTTTGAGGATTTTTTCGAGTGTCATGGAGATCGTGCTTTTGGGGATGACGAAGCAATTGTTGGAGGCATTGCAAAGTTTAGGGGTCTTCCGGTTACCGTCATCGGGCATCAGCGCGGAAAAGACACAAAAGAGAATATCCGCAGAAATTTTGGAATGCCGCATCCCGAAGGTTACCGCAAAGCATTAAGGCTTATGAAGCAAGCCGATAAATTCCGCAGGCCGATTATTTGTTTCATTGATACAAAGGGTGCCTACCCTGGGAAAGCAGCAGAGGAACGCGGACAGAGTGAGGCAATTGCCAAAAACCTGTTTGAAATGGCCAGCCTTAGGGTTCCTGTTATCTGTATTGTCATTGGTGAAGGCGGAAGCGGCGGAGCGCTGGCTCTCGGTGTGGGAAACCATATTCATATGCTCGAAAACTCCACTTATTCGGTTATTTCTCCAGAAGGAGCGGCTGCCATTCTCTGGAAAGATGCCACGCAGGCTAAAAAGGCTGCAGAATCCATGAGAATTACTGCTCCGGATTTAAAAGAATTAGGTGTTGTGGATGAGATTATCGAAGAGGTAAAGGGTGGAGCCCACAAAGATGTAAAGGTTCAGGCTGCGGAAATCGGAGAGGTCCTTTATCAATCATTGAAGGATTTGATGGTCCTTTCTGAAGATCAGCTGATCGATCACCGATACAACAAGTTCAAATCCATTGGTGAATATTCGTTTTTAAAGGAATTTATTGGGGTAAAATAA
- the pfkA gene encoding 6-phosphofructokinase, protein MKKIGVLTSGGDSPGMNAAVRAVVRKAIYHNIEVYGVFGGYSGLMSGNIKKLDLGSVGDIIHRGGTVLHSARSEEFKTKEGQQKGIEQMNKHGIEGLVVIGGDGSYRGAKALTEQGFPCVGVPGTIDNDIPGTQYTIGFDTALNTVIDAIDKIRDTATSHERTFIIEVMGRDAGDIALCAGLAGGAETILIPEAGYSMDEIAERLKKGHERGKKHSIIVVAEGVCSGVEFAKQIKDTTNFDTRVSVLGHMQRGGSPTAFDRVLASRLGAHAVELLLEGKGGRAVGIQNNKLVDHDIIEILDREHTLDLDLFKLSKELSI, encoded by the coding sequence GTGAAGAAAATAGGAGTATTAACAAGCGGCGGCGATTCTCCTGGCATGAATGCAGCTGTACGTGCAGTTGTCCGTAAAGCGATCTATCATAATATTGAAGTGTATGGTGTTTTTGGCGGATATTCCGGCTTAATGTCAGGGAATATTAAGAAGCTTGACCTTGGTTCGGTTGGTGACATCATCCATCGCGGCGGCACAGTCCTGCATTCGGCAAGAAGCGAAGAGTTCAAAACAAAAGAAGGCCAGCAAAAAGGCATTGAACAGATGAATAAGCACGGCATTGAAGGTCTTGTAGTAATTGGCGGGGACGGTTCATACCGTGGAGCAAAAGCTTTGACAGAGCAGGGCTTTCCTTGTGTTGGCGTACCTGGCACCATCGATAACGATATTCCGGGAACCCAATATACTATTGGGTTTGACACGGCTTTAAATACGGTTATTGATGCAATTGATAAAATCCGTGATACAGCTACTTCCCATGAAAGAACATTTATCATTGAAGTGATGGGAAGAGATGCAGGAGACATCGCTTTATGTGCAGGATTAGCAGGCGGTGCGGAAACAATCCTCATCCCTGAAGCAGGCTATAGCATGGATGAAATAGCAGAAAGGCTTAAAAAGGGACATGAACGCGGCAAAAAACACAGTATCATTGTGGTTGCAGAAGGAGTCTGCAGCGGAGTGGAATTTGCCAAGCAGATCAAAGACACAACAAACTTTGATACACGGGTGTCTGTACTTGGCCATATGCAGAGGGGCGGATCCCCAACTGCATTCGACCGGGTGCTGGCAAGCCGCCTTGGAGCACATGCAGTAGAACTTCTCCTTGAAGGCAAAGGCGGACGTGCAGTAGGAATTCAAAATAATAAACTTGTTGACCATGATATAATAGAAATATTGGATAGAGAGCATACCCTTGACCTGGACCTATTCAAACTTTCGAAAGAGCTGTCTATTTAA
- the pyk gene encoding pyruvate kinase: MRKTKIVCTIGPASESVEKLTQLIEAGMNVARLNFSHGDFQEHGQRIQNIRVASEKTGKTVAILLDTKGPEIRTNNMKDGAIELIAGENIIISMNEVEGTADKFSVTYAGLIEDVHTGSKILLDDGLIGLEVTKIDKANSEIHTKILNSGTLKNKKGVNVPGVSVNLPGITEKDAQDIIFGIEQGVDFIAASFVRRASDVLEIRQLLEEHNASYINIIPKIENQEGVDNIDEILEISDGLMVARGDLGVEIPAEEVPLVQKKLIKKCNAQGKPVITATQMLDSMQRNPRPTRAEASDVANAIFDGTDAIMLSGETAAGSYPVEAVQTMHNIASRAESALDHKEILSNRSKDNEHNITDAIGQSVAHTALNLDVNAIITPTESGHTARMISKYRPKAPIVAVTSNDYVSRRLSLTWGVYPQIGQKASTTDDMLDIAVEESVNSGIVASGDLVVITAGVPVGEAGTTNLMKIHVVGDILAKAQGIGRKSAFGKVVVARNAEEALAKVTEGSILVTIGSDREMVPAIEKCSALITEEGGLTSHAAVVGLNIGIPVIVGVEKATTLLKDGQEVTVDAQRGVIYNGHASVL, translated from the coding sequence ATGCGTAAAACGAAAATCGTTTGTACTATTGGACCTGCCAGTGAAAGTGTTGAAAAGTTAACACAGCTTATTGAAGCAGGGATGAATGTTGCCCGTTTAAATTTTTCCCATGGTGATTTCCAGGAGCATGGACAGCGAATTCAGAATATCCGTGTGGCTTCAGAAAAGACCGGCAAAACAGTAGCGATCCTTTTGGATACCAAAGGACCGGAAATCCGCACAAACAATATGAAGGATGGTGCGATTGAACTGATAGCTGGGGAAAACATTATTATCTCCATGAACGAGGTTGAAGGAACAGCAGATAAGTTTTCCGTTACATATGCAGGGCTTATTGAAGATGTGCACACAGGAAGCAAAATTCTGCTTGACGACGGTTTAATTGGACTTGAAGTGACAAAAATTGATAAAGCCAACAGTGAAATTCACACAAAAATATTAAACAGCGGAACACTTAAAAATAAAAAAGGCGTCAACGTTCCAGGAGTATCTGTGAATCTTCCTGGCATAACGGAGAAAGATGCTCAGGACATCATCTTCGGAATCGAACAGGGCGTCGATTTCATCGCCGCTTCTTTTGTCCGCAGAGCGTCTGATGTTTTGGAAATCAGACAGCTGCTTGAAGAGCACAATGCCTCTTATATCAACATCATTCCTAAGATTGAAAATCAGGAAGGTGTAGATAATATTGATGAAATTCTTGAAATTTCAGACGGTCTTATGGTAGCGCGCGGAGATCTTGGTGTTGAAATTCCAGCAGAAGAAGTTCCGCTCGTGCAAAAGAAATTAATTAAAAAGTGCAATGCACAGGGTAAACCTGTTATTACTGCAACACAAATGCTGGATTCCATGCAGCGCAACCCCCGCCCAACACGCGCAGAAGCGAGTGATGTAGCAAATGCCATTTTTGATGGTACAGATGCTATCATGTTATCCGGCGAAACGGCAGCGGGCTCTTATCCTGTCGAGGCTGTGCAGACGATGCACAACATCGCATCAAGAGCAGAATCTGCATTAGATCATAAAGAAATCCTATCAAATCGCAGCAAAGATAATGAACATAACATTACAGATGCCATTGGACAATCCGTGGCACATACAGCTCTAAACCTTGATGTTAACGCAATTATTACACCGACTGAGAGCGGCCATACAGCAAGAATGATTTCAAAGTACCGTCCAAAAGCTCCTATTGTTGCCGTTACATCAAATGACTATGTATCACGCCGTTTATCTTTAACATGGGGTGTTTATCCTCAAATTGGCCAAAAAGCGTCTACTACAGACGATATGCTTGATATTGCAGTTGAAGAAAGCGTGAACAGCGGAATTGTTGCATCAGGAGATTTAGTGGTTATTACAGCAGGAGTGCCTGTTGGTGAAGCGGGTACCACCAATTTAATGAAAATTCATGTGGTGGGGGATATCCTGGCTAAGGCGCAAGGAATAGGGCGCAAATCAGCCTTTGGAAAAGTCGTTGTGGCTAGAAATGCAGAGGAAGCATTGGCAAAAGTAACAGAAGGGTCTATTCTGGTTACAATCGGTTCTGACCGTGAAATGGTGCCTGCTATTGAAAAATGCAGTGCACTTATTACAGAAGAAGGCGGGCTTACAAGCCATGCAGCTGTTGTAGGCCTTAATATTGGCATACCTGTCATTGTAGGGGTTGAAAAAGCAACAACCCTTCTCAAAGATGGACAGGAAGTAACAGTCGATGCTCAGCGCGGCGTAATTTATAACGGCCATGCAAGTGTGCTATAA
- a CDS encoding FxsA family protein, giving the protein MRYIFLLMIIVPAAEISVLLLSGNTIGLWPTLAIILITGVLGAYLAKKQGIETIRKIQDQLRCGQMPGDAILDGACILIGGTLLLAPGFITDALGFTLLLPSARKVFKNILYIGLKKWMNKGTITIIR; this is encoded by the coding sequence ATGCGCTACATTTTCTTGCTGATGATAATCGTTCCTGCTGCTGAAATCAGTGTTTTACTTCTATCAGGGAACACAATTGGGCTATGGCCTACTCTTGCGATTATCTTGATTACAGGCGTTCTCGGTGCTTATCTGGCTAAAAAACAGGGCATTGAAACAATCAGAAAAATACAGGACCAGCTCCGCTGCGGGCAAATGCCTGGGGATGCCATTCTTGATGGGGCCTGCATCCTTATTGGAGGCACCTTGCTTCTTGCACCCGGATTCATTACAGATGCATTAGGATTTACATTGCTTCTTCCTTCTGCAAGAAAAGTATTTAAAAACATCCTGTATATTGGGCTGAAAAAATGGATGAACAAGGGAACGATCACGATAATCAGGTGA
- the ytvI gene encoding sporulation integral membrane protein YtvI, with amino-acid sequence MNPAYIYRTVRFFFVIGVVILSLYAFLYLSKVTYPFIIGLAIAFLINPFVNMMEVKWKIPRALAVLIALILIFAIFAGLITLLVAEIVSGADYLAKVVPQHLDTLIGFIEQFFAGQIIPLYNQLASLFNNLGTGQQDTIMTNIENVGKQFGSTLGDFIQAFFEKIPNILSWFPNAATVLIFSLLATFFISKDWHRLSGHFSRILPSRAKKSGRTVFADLQKALFGFVKAQATLVSITTVIILAGLLILRVDYAITIALVTGLVDIIPYLGTGLVFVPWIIYEAIGGEMSRAIGLGILYIIVLVQRQIMEPKILSSSIGLDPLATLIALFVGFKLIGFLGLIAGPVTLVLITTLHKAGVFRDIWMFIKGNEEAD; translated from the coding sequence TTGAACCCGGCATATATCTATCGGACCGTAAGATTTTTCTTTGTCATTGGAGTAGTGATCTTAAGTCTCTATGCTTTCTTATATTTATCCAAAGTGACTTACCCTTTCATTATTGGACTGGCTATTGCCTTTCTAATAAATCCCTTTGTCAACATGATGGAAGTTAAATGGAAAATCCCCAGGGCTCTTGCAGTCCTCATCGCTCTGATTCTTATCTTTGCCATTTTTGCTGGATTAATCACCTTGCTGGTAGCAGAGATCGTATCAGGTGCGGATTATTTGGCAAAAGTTGTGCCGCAGCACCTCGATACTTTAATTGGCTTTATTGAGCAGTTTTTTGCTGGGCAAATCATTCCTCTTTATAACCAGCTTGCAAGTTTATTTAATAATCTTGGTACAGGCCAGCAGGATACCATAATGACGAACATAGAAAATGTCGGGAAGCAATTTGGCTCCACTCTGGGAGATTTTATCCAGGCATTTTTCGAGAAAATCCCAAACATCCTTTCCTGGTTTCCCAATGCAGCAACTGTCCTGATTTTCTCGCTGCTGGCCACTTTTTTCATCAGCAAGGATTGGCATAGGCTGTCAGGCCACTTCAGCCGCATACTGCCCAGCCGTGCAAAAAAGAGCGGCAGAACTGTATTTGCCGATCTGCAGAAGGCCTTGTTTGGCTTTGTCAAAGCACAGGCTACCTTAGTATCCATTACCACTGTTATTATACTTGCCGGACTGCTGATTTTGCGTGTCGATTATGCTATTACAATTGCACTTGTGACTGGTCTTGTCGATATCATTCCCTATCTCGGAACAGGGCTCGTTTTTGTGCCATGGATCATCTATGAGGCAATTGGGGGAGAAATGAGCAGGGCAATCGGACTTGGCATTCTTTATATCATCGTGTTGGTGCAGCGCCAGATTATGGAGCCAAAAATTCTTTCATCAAGCATTGGTCTTGATCCTTTAGCTACTCTGATTGCTTTATTTGTCGGTTTTAAACTGATTGGATTTCTGGGCTTAATCGCCGGGCCGGTTACTCTTGTACTCATCACCACTCTTCATAAAGCTGGAGTATTCAGGGATATCTGGATGTTTATAAAAGGCAATGAAGAAGCAGATTAA
- a CDS encoding DUF441 domain-containing protein, whose amino-acid sequence MFSQSLIFLFLLLGIGVIAKNQSLIIAVFVLIVLKAAGLDSKAFSFLQSKGINWGVTIITIAVLAPIASGEIGFRDLGGAFKSPYAWVALVSGIAVALLAKGGIVLLAEDPHITTALVLGTILAVSLFKGVAVGPLIGAGIAYMAMKIFELFK is encoded by the coding sequence ATGTTTTCCCAATCGCTCATTTTTTTGTTTCTTTTGCTGGGTATAGGTGTAATAGCAAAAAATCAATCATTGATCATTGCTGTCTTTGTATTGATTGTCCTTAAAGCAGCCGGCCTCGATTCAAAAGCCTTTTCATTCCTGCAGTCCAAAGGGATTAACTGGGGTGTAACCATTATTACGATCGCTGTCCTGGCACCTATAGCAAGCGGTGAAATCGGCTTCCGGGATTTAGGCGGAGCATTCAAGTCCCCTTATGCATGGGTTGCCCTTGTATCAGGGATTGCAGTTGCGCTTTTGGCAAAAGGCGGCATCGTTCTGCTCGCTGAAGACCCTCATATAACAACTGCTCTTGTTCTTGGGACCATTCTTGCTGTTTCCCTTTTTAAAGGTGTTGCCGTCGGTCCTCTGATAGGGGCAGGAATTGCGTATATGGCAATGAAAATCTTTGAGCTCTTTAAATGA
- the citZ gene encoding citrate synthase yields MTVTRGLEGVVATTSSISSIIDDTLTYAGYNIDDLAENASFEEVIYLLWHRKLPTQSQLDELKSQLAANYSLPEEVLNHFKTYPIEKVHPMAALRSAVSLLGLYDEEADQMDEEANYQKAIRLQAKMPAIVTAFARVRKGLEPIAPRTDLGFAANFLYMLTGKEPEPIAIEAFNKALVLHADHELNASTFTARVCVATLSDIYSGVTAAIGALKGPLHGGANEAVMKMLTEISTLENVEPYIREKLEKKEKIMGFGHRVYRQGDPRAKHLREMSKKLTELTGEPHWYEMSTQIEAIVTGEKKLPPNVDFYSASVYHSLGIDHDLFTPIFAVSRVSGWLAHILEQYENNRLIRPRADYTGPGMQKYVPVEQRGL; encoded by the coding sequence ATGACAGTAACACGCGGTCTTGAAGGGGTAGTAGCTACTACTTCGTCTATCAGCTCCATCATAGACGATACATTAACCTATGCAGGCTACAATATTGATGATTTGGCTGAAAATGCAAGCTTTGAAGAGGTTATTTATCTTTTATGGCACAGAAAGCTTCCTACTCAATCCCAGCTGGATGAGTTAAAGAGTCAGCTTGCAGCAAACTACTCTCTTCCAGAGGAAGTTCTGAACCATTTTAAAACATATCCAATCGAGAAAGTGCATCCAATGGCTGCCCTTCGTTCTGCAGTGTCTCTATTAGGACTTTATGATGAAGAAGCAGACCAGATGGATGAAGAAGCAAATTATCAAAAAGCAATTCGCCTTCAAGCTAAAATGCCTGCTATCGTAACGGCATTTGCTAGAGTAAGAAAAGGCCTTGAGCCAATTGCTCCTAGAACAGATCTTGGATTTGCAGCCAACTTCCTATACATGCTTACAGGCAAAGAGCCTGAACCAATCGCGATTGAAGCATTTAATAAAGCGCTAGTTCTTCATGCTGACCATGAACTAAATGCTTCCACTTTTACTGCACGTGTATGTGTAGCCACATTGTCAGATATCTATTCCGGAGTTACAGCTGCAATTGGCGCTTTAAAAGGGCCGCTGCATGGCGGTGCCAATGAAGCGGTTATGAAAATGCTTACTGAAATCAGCACTCTTGAAAATGTGGAGCCTTATATCCGTGAAAAGCTTGAAAAGAAAGAGAAAATCATGGGCTTTGGGCACCGTGTATACCGTCAGGGCGACCCTCGTGCCAAGCACTTAAGAGAAATGTCCAAAAAGCTTACAGAACTTACCGGGGAACCACACTGGTACGAAATGTCCACGCAAATTGAAGCGATTGTTACCGGAGAGAAAAAACTTCCGCCAAATGTCGACTTCTATTCTGCATCTGTATACCACAGCCTGGGAATCGACCACGACCTGTTCACGCCGATTTTCGCTGTAAGCCGCGTATCTGGCTGGCTGGCTCATATTC